One part of the Caproiciproducens sp. CPB-2 genome encodes these proteins:
- a CDS encoding Ger(x)C family spore germination protein, with protein MRKVIILLILGTFLLSLTACYDAHEMDDMLYVVTIGVDKGISDKWRLTIQFPTMKEGGGQTQSGSGGGGQSQSGSGGDEQSGHSYASIDAPSFFTGIDMLNASLPRKLNFTHTQIIVFSEELAREGLIGEYIAPLSRFREIRRSAHVFVVKGKAIDFLKENKPVIGTTISKSFQVLTHASENIGFFPHTTLENFYEGLKSPYGQAIAAMASVNDSKSFAENGEPWGTKFKTGGDYFAGQLPRTGQNKIEVWGTALFNGDKMVGELNGDETRFLLMIRGEFKQGSFTMQDPQKPELIIPLDVRVSKKPQIDIDIKDKKPVIRLKVQLDADLLAVQSMINYEQPELQSLLEETFKKSVEEGITMLIKKCQGLNTDVFHFGDYAAKNFLTIDAFESYDWNRHFKEAEVIVDVNFAIRRTGTQIKSYPIKDPIGVN; from the coding sequence ATGCGTAAGGTAATCATCCTATTGATTTTAGGCACTTTTCTGCTAAGTTTAACAGCTTGCTATGATGCTCACGAAATGGACGATATGCTGTATGTTGTTACCATAGGAGTAGATAAGGGGATATCCGACAAATGGCGATTAACGATACAGTTTCCCACCATGAAAGAAGGCGGAGGACAGACACAATCCGGCAGTGGCGGCGGCGGGCAGTCACAATCCGGCAGCGGCGGAGATGAGCAGAGTGGGCACAGTTATGCTTCTATTGACGCGCCCTCGTTCTTTACAGGCATCGACATGTTAAATGCTTCCTTGCCAAGAAAGCTTAATTTCACACACACGCAGATTATTGTGTTTTCTGAAGAGCTGGCTAGAGAAGGGCTGATCGGGGAATATATAGCGCCCTTAAGCAGATTCCGTGAGATACGCAGAAGCGCCCATGTATTTGTTGTGAAGGGGAAAGCTATAGATTTTTTAAAGGAGAATAAGCCTGTGATTGGGACGACTATATCAAAAAGTTTTCAAGTGCTTACACATGCAAGTGAAAATATCGGTTTTTTCCCACACACTACACTTGAGAACTTCTATGAAGGCCTCAAGTCTCCCTACGGTCAGGCCATTGCAGCTATGGCCTCGGTAAATGATTCAAAAAGTTTTGCTGAGAACGGTGAACCTTGGGGGACAAAATTTAAAACAGGAGGAGACTATTTTGCAGGCCAGCTTCCGCGAACCGGCCAAAATAAAATTGAGGTATGGGGTACTGCATTATTTAACGGCGATAAGATGGTGGGTGAACTGAACGGGGATGAGACCCGGTTTTTGCTCATGATACGAGGCGAGTTCAAGCAAGGCTCCTTTACAATGCAAGACCCCCAAAAACCCGAACTGATTATACCTTTGGATGTTAGAGTCTCTAAAAAGCCCCAAATTGATATAGATATTAAAGATAAAAAGCCTGTTATTCGGCTCAAGGTTCAACTGGATGCGGATTTACTTGCCGTACAGAGCATGATAAATTACGAACAACCAGAACTTCAGTCACTATTGGAAGAGACCTTTAAGAAAAGCGTAGAAGAAGGAATCACAATGCTTATAAAAAAATGCCAGGGTTTAAATACTGATGTTTTTCATTTTGGTGACTATGCCGCGAAAAACTTTTTAACCATTGATGCATTTGAAAGCTATGATTGGAACAGACATTTTAAAGAAGCTGAAGTGATTGTCGATGTCAACTTTGCTATCCGTAGGACTGGAACGCAAATAAAAAGCTACCCTATAAAAGATCCGATAGGAGTGAATTAG
- a CDS encoding DUF6550 family protein, whose product MKKKIILVVAIITCVALCTAVWPWSFEVGDLPIEPIKPAVIAEIEARAEETPQIFLSADIPAPEQEAVAESEPQKTDITAEKEIQKPAPTQQTQTHKLSPSSSEPHMGDVRVVNSEKQTYIDGFGWIEDHSSEGGGTTVGNPGDELTGNKVGQMGGTTGDGKGDINKQVVRHGRRRILDAERNNPSARRTAGTDRRCHIHRDDANTHKGQHPAAI is encoded by the coding sequence ATGAAGAAGAAAATTATCCTCGTAGTAGCCATTATCACCTGTGTCGCGCTATGTACCGCTGTGTGGCCTTGGAGCTTCGAAGTCGGGGATTTACCCATTGAGCCAATAAAACCCGCCGTAATCGCCGAAATTGAGGCGCGGGCAGAAGAAACACCACAGATTTTTCTCTCTGCCGATATTCCTGCTCCTGAACAGGAGGCTGTCGCAGAAAGTGAACCGCAGAAAACTGATATAACGGCAGAAAAAGAAATACAAAAGCCTGCGCCAACACAGCAAACACAAACTCATAAGCTGTCTCCATCATCCTCTGAGCCGCACATGGGAGATGTTCGCGTCGTAAACAGCGAGAAGCAGACTTACATCGACGGCTTTGGCTGGATAGAGGACCACAGCAGTGAGGGCGGCGGCACAACTGTCGGAAACCCGGGCGACGAGCTCACCGGCAACAAGGTAGGGCAGATGGGCGGTACGACTGGCGATGGCAAGGGCGACATCAATAAGCAGGTCGTGCGTCATGGGCGGCGGAGAATCCTCGACGCCGAGAGAAACAACCCCTCCGCCCGCAGAACAGCCGGAACGGACCGGCGATGTCATATACATCGAGATGATGCCAACACCCACAAAGGACAGCACCCCGCCGCCATATAA
- a CDS encoding AAA family ATPase has product MNNETKKKGKLCFDTIDGATLMSTPLQPLIFVVDSLISQGLHVLVGSPKVGKSWLALWLSVTVAKGELVWGMQTRQGTTLYLCLEDSRLRIQNRLFGIMEDAPPIVHFCTDAFIIGGGLEERIETFIGEHPDTVLIIIDTLQMVRGTGYDNTYANDYRDLSILKKLADKHGVAILLIHHLRKEGADDVFNRISGTTGVQGAVDSSFTLIEDKRGSGKAKLSCIGRDIEYREICLERNEDNVWEMVSGSREQPELLGDAIISLLSAFMKSAPRFIGTPTELADKLFSQSGEKISPKKISQRILQNADALMNAGITFDIRRSNGKRLIELHRADGDDSADTPDTPNIVPVDPVCGALDAEALPLGEASKASGYTPATLSGALPHTPVTKGVRYEKTEG; this is encoded by the coding sequence TTGAACAACGAAACCAAAAAGAAAGGGAAGCTGTGCTTTGACACCATCGACGGCGCGACGCTGATGAGCACGCCGCTCCAACCGCTTATCTTCGTGGTGGACTCGCTCATCTCGCAGGGGCTTCATGTCCTCGTGGGTTCTCCAAAGGTCGGCAAGTCGTGGCTGGCGCTATGGCTGTCGGTCACGGTGGCGAAGGGCGAGCTGGTCTGGGGTATGCAGACACGGCAGGGCACGACGCTCTATCTCTGTCTTGAGGACAGCAGGCTCCGTATTCAGAACCGGCTGTTTGGAATCATGGAGGACGCACCACCCATCGTTCACTTCTGCACCGACGCCTTCATCATCGGCGGTGGTCTGGAGGAACGCATCGAAACCTTTATCGGCGAGCATCCCGATACCGTTCTCATCATCATTGACACGCTGCAGATGGTGAGAGGCACGGGCTACGACAACACTTACGCAAACGACTACCGTGACCTGTCGATTCTGAAAAAGCTGGCGGACAAGCATGGCGTCGCTATCCTGCTTATCCATCATCTTCGCAAGGAGGGCGCCGACGATGTGTTCAATCGCATCTCAGGTACGACGGGCGTCCAAGGCGCTGTGGATTCCAGCTTCACGCTCATCGAGGACAAGCGCGGCAGCGGCAAGGCAAAGCTCTCCTGCATCGGCAGGGATATCGAGTACAGAGAAATCTGTCTTGAGCGCAACGAGGATAACGTCTGGGAGATGGTGTCGGGCAGCCGTGAGCAGCCGGAGCTTTTGGGCGACGCCATTATTTCTCTTCTCTCTGCATTTATGAAATCCGCTCCTCGCTTCATCGGCACTCCGACTGAGTTGGCAGATAAGCTGTTCAGTCAGAGCGGCGAGAAGATATCGCCGAAGAAAATATCCCAGCGTATTCTTCAGAATGCTGATGCGCTCATGAACGCGGGAATCACCTTCGACATCCGGCGCAGTAACGGCAAACGTCTCATCGAGCTTCACCGTGCCGATGGTGACGATAGTGCCGATACCCCGGATACCCCGAATATCGTCCCTGTCGACCCTGTATGCGGGGCCTTGGATGCGGAAGCTCTCCCCTTGGGAGAGGCAAGCAAAGCGTCCGGCTATACGCCGGCCACTTTAAGCGGGGCGCTGCCCCACACCCCAGTGACGAAAGGAGTACGATATGAAAAAACAGAAGGATAA
- a CDS encoding plasmid mobilization protein — MKKQKDKTYAFRVSSADLNKIKINAKRAKLTITDYLTASALNKEITVVDGLESLVPELKAQGRNLNQLTTLAHMGRVYPEQIDRLTDAYGDIFSALKKILEVK; from the coding sequence ATGAAAAAACAGAAGGATAAAACCTATGCGTTCCGAGTCAGTTCCGCTGACCTGAATAAGATAAAAATCAACGCCAAACGAGCCAAACTGACCATTACCGATTACCTCACGGCCTCTGCGCTGAACAAAGAGATTACTGTCGTTGATGGATTGGAATCGCTGGTGCCGGAGTTGAAAGCCCAGGGGAGAAACCTGAATCAGCTGACCACCCTCGCTCACATGGGCAGGGTCTATCCGGAACAGATTGACCGCCTCACCGATGCCTACGGCGATATATTCTCGGCGCTCAAAAAAATTCTGGAGGTGAAGTGA
- a CDS encoding relaxase/mobilization nuclease domain-containing protein → MATFTRVKVKKQSCGRMLGALAYVLRDKKVRFDGDRVESGVNCTPYTSYLEMMATKQMFKKTSDVCFFHFVHSFSDKEKITPWQANEIARELAEKLFPNYECVIATHSDTDNIHSHIIVNSVSFKDGKKLHLSPTSIEEQRQVNDQICMAHGFSVLEPYTGQKRKKRLTPGEYRAAERGESWKFRLMKAIDEALEYSRTRMDFITNMEYEGYEVRWDDTHKYILFVTPDGCKCRDRSLHDDTYLKENLEKLFEYRTVHGFTPQTPEPPEGWLSQMYTAENVLSDAVRLGKSIENIGDVPPPLQPSVFTDSKQRQREALKKLSQGHKLQSEQEQDMNLTM, encoded by the coding sequence ATGGCGACCTTTACCCGAGTAAAAGTGAAAAAGCAGTCCTGCGGACGGATGCTTGGTGCGCTTGCCTATGTGCTTCGGGATAAGAAAGTCCGCTTTGATGGCGACAGAGTGGAAAGCGGCGTCAACTGCACTCCCTACACCAGCTACCTTGAGATGATGGCGACGAAGCAGATGTTCAAAAAAACATCTGACGTTTGCTTCTTTCATTTCGTTCATTCTTTCTCGGATAAGGAGAAGATCACGCCATGGCAGGCAAATGAGATTGCCCGCGAGCTTGCCGAAAAGCTGTTCCCAAATTACGAGTGCGTCATCGCCACCCACTCCGATACCGACAACATCCACTCGCATATCATAGTCAACTCGGTTAGCTTCAAAGACGGGAAGAAGCTGCACCTGTCGCCCACCTCCATCGAGGAGCAGCGGCAGGTCAACGACCAGATCTGCATGGCGCATGGCTTCTCCGTACTGGAACCCTACACCGGGCAGAAAAGAAAAAAGCGTCTGACACCCGGCGAGTACCGCGCCGCCGAGCGAGGCGAGAGCTGGAAGTTCCGTCTGATGAAAGCCATCGATGAGGCTCTGGAATACTCCCGCACCCGTATGGATTTCATCACAAATATGGAGTACGAGGGCTATGAGGTGCGCTGGGACGATACGCACAAATACATTCTGTTTGTCACGCCGGATGGCTGCAAGTGCCGTGACCGGAGCCTGCATGACGACACCTATCTCAAGGAAAACCTTGAAAAACTGTTTGAATACCGCACGGTGCATGGTTTTACACCTCAGACCCCGGAGCCGCCCGAGGGCTGGCTGTCGCAGATGTATACGGCTGAAAATGTTCTTTCCGATGCCGTCCGGCTGGGCAAAAGCATTGAGAATATTGGGGATGTACCGCCTCCGCTCCAGCCTTCCGTCTTTACCGACAGCAAGCAGCGTCAGCGTGAAGCCCTCAAAAAGCTATCGCAGGGGCACAAGCTCCAGAGCGAGCAGGAGCAGGATATGAACCTGACAATGTAA